One Nocardioidaceae bacterium SCSIO 66511 genomic window carries:
- a CDS encoding tRNA (adenine-N1)-methyltransferase has protein sequence MEERLSGVRRGPLAAGDWVRLTDSKGRKHNICLEDGGSFFTNKGEIKHDALIGRDEGFVVTTPAGAEYLVFRPVMSQYVVSMPRGAAVIYPKDASQILSAADIFPGARVVEAGAGSGALSCHLLRAVGPEGRVTSYEVRDDFAEIARRNVEQLFSGPHPAWNLVVGNLGESSHDRDVDRLILDMVDPWEYVDFAGRALVSGGFVCAYVATTTQLSRIVETLRAHGEFTEPQAWESLVRDWHVEGLAVRPDHKMLGHTAYLVTARRMAHGERAPLKKRRPAPGAYGPDYTGPRPPGVTEQG, from the coding sequence ATGGAAGAACGACTTTCGGGGGTCCGTCGCGGCCCGCTTGCCGCCGGCGATTGGGTCCGGCTGACCGACAGCAAGGGACGCAAACACAACATTTGTCTCGAGGACGGCGGATCGTTCTTCACCAACAAGGGTGAGATCAAGCATGATGCGTTGATCGGGCGCGACGAGGGCTTCGTCGTCACGACGCCCGCCGGCGCCGAGTACCTCGTGTTCCGTCCGGTGATGAGCCAGTACGTCGTGTCGATGCCGCGCGGTGCCGCGGTCATCTATCCGAAGGACGCGAGCCAGATCCTCTCGGCGGCCGACATCTTCCCCGGAGCTCGGGTCGTCGAGGCCGGCGCGGGGTCGGGCGCACTGAGCTGTCATCTGCTGCGAGCCGTCGGCCCGGAGGGTCGGGTGACGTCGTACGAAGTACGCGACGACTTCGCCGAGATCGCACGGCGCAACGTCGAACAGCTCTTCTCAGGACCGCATCCGGCGTGGAACCTCGTCGTCGGCAACCTCGGCGAATCGTCCCATGACCGCGATGTCGACCGGCTGATCCTCGACATGGTCGACCCGTGGGAGTACGTCGACTTCGCCGGGCGGGCGCTCGTCTCGGGCGGATTCGTCTGTGCGTACGTCGCGACCACGACCCAGCTCTCGCGGATCGTCGAGACGCTACGCGCGCATGGCGAGTTCACCGAGCCGCAGGCGTGGGAGAGCCTGGTACGTGACTGGCATGTGGAGGGTCTCGCCGTACGCCCCGACCACAAGATGCTCGGGCACACGGCGTACCTGGTCACCGCGCGCAGGATGGCACACGGCGAGCGGGCGCCGCTGAAGAAGCGGCGGCCGGCACCGGGCGCGTACGGCCCCGACTACACCGGTCCTCGCCCACCGGGCGTCACCGAGCAGGGTTGA
- a CDS encoding site-2 protease family protein: MDQRRGPDRPDDDRPQRPPGTLRIGTIAGVDVLVRASWLLVAALIAILMGDHIDAVAPGLGELRYLAGLAFAVLLYLSVLLHEISHALMAKAFGMQVHSVTLHFLGGVTEIEGETKTAWREFWIAIVGPITSLAVAAGAWGLTYVTPDGLVGLACEALAITNLVVGVLNLIPGMPLDGGRVLRAIVWGMTGNDATGTLIAGWSGRVVAVLILAYPTVLAYLFDLEPSIVDYLFAAVIAVFMWGGATQTIVSAKVRRKLPSISARTLGRRALTIADDTPLSEAVRAARDQEAGGIVVLDRRGQLFGVVNEAAVLATPEERRPWLSIASVTRRTESGMVLSADLAGEDLVRAMQRTPAAEYVLTEPDGSVYGVLTANDVDRAFVQA; encoded by the coding sequence GTGGACCAACGGCGTGGGCCCGATCGCCCGGATGACGATCGACCGCAGCGACCGCCCGGAACCCTCCGGATCGGGACGATCGCCGGCGTCGACGTGCTCGTTCGCGCCTCGTGGCTGCTGGTCGCCGCGCTGATCGCGATCCTGATGGGCGATCACATCGATGCCGTCGCGCCCGGGCTGGGGGAGCTGCGCTACCTCGCAGGACTCGCCTTCGCCGTACTTCTCTACCTCTCGGTCTTGTTGCACGAGATCTCGCATGCGTTGATGGCGAAGGCATTCGGTATGCAGGTCCATTCGGTCACCTTGCATTTCCTCGGCGGGGTCACCGAGATCGAGGGCGAGACGAAGACCGCCTGGCGGGAGTTCTGGATCGCGATCGTCGGTCCGATCACGTCACTCGCCGTCGCCGCAGGTGCGTGGGGACTGACGTACGTCACTCCCGACGGTCTGGTCGGGCTCGCGTGTGAGGCGCTCGCGATCACGAACCTCGTCGTCGGCGTACTCAACCTGATCCCGGGTATGCCGCTCGACGGCGGCCGCGTTCTCCGGGCCATCGTGTGGGGCATGACCGGCAACGATGCCACGGGCACCCTGATCGCGGGGTGGAGCGGCCGCGTCGTCGCCGTGCTGATCCTCGCGTACCCGACGGTGCTGGCCTACCTGTTCGATCTGGAGCCGTCCATCGTCGACTACCTGTTCGCCGCCGTGATCGCGGTGTTCATGTGGGGTGGCGCGACGCAGACGATCGTCTCCGCGAAGGTGCGCCGCAAGCTGCCGTCGATCAGCGCTCGCACTCTCGGCCGGCGTGCGCTCACGATCGCCGACGACACGCCACTCAGCGAGGCCGTACGCGCGGCTCGCGACCAGGAGGCCGGCGGAATCGTCGTGCTCGACCGTCGTGGTCAGCTGTTCGGCGTTGTCAACGAGGCGGCCGTGCTCGCGACGCCGGAGGAGCGGCGGCCGTGGCTGTCGATCGCCAGCGTCACCCGTCGAACCGAGTCCGGCATGGTGCTGTCCGCCGACCTCGCGGGAGAGGATCTCGTACGCGCCATGCAGCGCACACCAGCAGCCGAGTACGTACTCACCGAGCCCGACGGCTCGGTTTACGGCGTGCTCACCGCCAATGATGTCGACCGCGCATTCGTACAGGCTTGA
- a CDS encoding SMP-30/gluconolactonase/LRE family protein, whose translation MTSAHAVTAVPAWLGESPVWDASTQTLLWVDILRGELHRYDPTSGDEVLRTLDIPIGAVALRRGGGYVVAAGTGFWLLDGDQVTHLVDVDDRGERMNDGKCDPAGRFLAGTMTSDRQPGAGLYRLDADGGVHRLLECVRLSNGLGWNPSGTTMYYIDTPTRRIDVLAYDPTSGAVGNRRAFVKLTGVQGNPDGLTVDDEGGVWVAMAGGSCVRRFTPDGRADRVVEVPATKVTSCTFGGPDLRDLYITTSTDGLTVDELRTQPEAGLLFRARPGVTGLPASAYAG comes from the coding sequence GTGACGTCGGCGCACGCGGTGACCGCGGTGCCCGCATGGCTCGGCGAAAGCCCCGTGTGGGATGCGTCGACGCAGACACTGCTCTGGGTCGACATCCTGCGCGGTGAACTGCATCGGTACGACCCGACGTCAGGCGATGAGGTGCTCCGAACGCTCGACATACCGATCGGCGCGGTCGCCCTCCGCCGCGGCGGAGGGTACGTGGTCGCAGCGGGCACTGGCTTTTGGCTACTCGATGGTGACCAGGTCACCCATCTTGTTGACGTCGACGATCGTGGCGAGCGGATGAACGATGGCAAGTGCGATCCGGCCGGGCGTTTCCTGGCAGGGACCATGACCAGCGATCGACAACCCGGCGCCGGGCTCTACCGGCTCGACGCGGACGGCGGCGTACATCGTCTGCTCGAGTGCGTGCGGCTGTCGAATGGCCTCGGCTGGAACCCGTCGGGTACGACCATGTACTACATCGACACCCCGACCCGCCGCATCGACGTGCTCGCATACGACCCCACGAGCGGTGCTGTCGGCAACCGGCGTGCGTTCGTCAAGCTGACCGGCGTGCAGGGCAATCCCGACGGGCTCACCGTCGATGACGAGGGCGGCGTCTGGGTCGCGATGGCTGGGGGCTCCTGCGTACGTCGTTTCACGCCCGACGGCCGGGCGGACCGCGTCGTCGAGGTGCCGGCGACCAAAGTGACGAGTTGTACGTTCGGCGGCCCGGACCTGCGCGACCTGTACATCACGACCTCGACAGACGGTCTGACGGTCGACGAACTCCGGACGCAGCCTGAGGCGGGACTGCTGTTCCGCGCACGACCTGGCGTCACCGGTTTGCCGGCGAGTGCCTACGCGGGCTGA
- a CDS encoding dihydrodipicolinate synthase family protein: protein MVTDDMGGVHAALATPIDVEGEIDHAGLRRLLDSIGAAGVSTVCPTGSTGEGPRLTLEQRRTVLGTVRDHAGDLRAVPAPAGGTPSDVLAELHGFADLGAEAALVPTPSYFPMTDSDVRRYYDLIAEASPLPVMLYNIPMMTGVRLAPDLVGEFASHRNVVGIKDSSRDFEYFQSVLAATEGSKDFAVLTGTDTMLFASLVVGGHGTIAASVNVAPGLSLGIDAAVRESDWTRAMTLQRQVQDLVAVCRTGSPPAGWKAALEHVGICSRRLVAPGIGLDDEEFDRLSTDLAALGLGQGA, encoded by the coding sequence ATGGTGACCGACGACATGGGCGGCGTTCATGCTGCGCTCGCGACACCGATCGACGTAGAGGGTGAAATCGACCACGCCGGGCTGCGCCGACTGCTCGACTCGATAGGGGCGGCGGGCGTCTCGACCGTGTGTCCGACAGGCTCGACGGGCGAGGGCCCTCGACTCACCCTGGAGCAGCGGCGTACGGTTCTGGGCACCGTACGTGACCATGCCGGTGACTTGAGGGCAGTACCCGCCCCCGCGGGAGGCACACCGTCCGACGTACTCGCTGAGCTCCATGGGTTCGCGGACCTCGGCGCAGAGGCGGCTCTGGTGCCTACGCCGTCGTACTTCCCGATGACCGACTCGGATGTGCGCCGCTACTACGACCTGATCGCCGAGGCCTCGCCACTTCCGGTAATGCTGTACAACATTCCGATGATGACCGGTGTCCGGCTGGCGCCGGATCTCGTCGGCGAGTTCGCCAGCCACCGGAACGTGGTCGGCATCAAAGACAGTAGCCGCGACTTCGAGTACTTCCAGTCCGTGCTCGCCGCCACCGAGGGCAGCAAGGACTTCGCGGTCCTGACGGGCACGGACACGATGCTCTTCGCGAGCCTGGTTGTCGGGGGACATGGCACTATCGCCGCGAGCGTCAACGTCGCGCCCGGGTTGTCCCTCGGCATTGACGCGGCCGTGCGGGAGAGCGACTGGACGCGGGCGATGACGCTGCAACGACAGGTACAGGACCTCGTCGCCGTGTGTCGTACCGGCTCGCCCCCTGCCGGGTGGAAGGCCGCACTCGAGCACGTTGGCATCTGCTCCCGACGTCTGGTGGCGCCGGGTATCGGCCTCGACGACGAGGAGTTCGATCGGCTTTCCACGGACTTGGCGGCCCTCGGCCTCGGGCAAGGCGCGTGA
- the dgoD gene encoding galactonate dehydratase, translating to MSVETIERVEVLRVAPRWIFVCVTTDSGAQGWGECIVPKRARAVEGAVADLADNIIGSEVRRIEDLYQRMHRDGFFRGGPILATAAAGIEQALWDLKGRLHGLAAYEFLGGPVRDTIDSYVWVGGDEPAGVVEHARRRMEHGFTAVKMNATGSLDYIDSHHKVDEVVARVDALRAEFRHDLRIAMDFHGRVHRAMAKALFVALEPYGLMWIEEPVSPECYDALVHVAHTAGSTPIATGERLTSRWEFKRLLADGVVDILQPDVSLTGLFELEKIARMAEAYDVAVAPHCPNGPISLAASLQIGFCCGNVPIQEQSAGLHYNQGYAGLPRGDLADYLRDPSPLLTENGVFQRTDGAGLGIDIDRDAVMASPHDWTLHDPNWRHEDGRYAEW from the coding sequence ATGAGCGTGGAGACCATCGAACGCGTCGAGGTCCTGCGCGTCGCCCCACGGTGGATCTTCGTCTGCGTGACCACCGACTCCGGAGCGCAGGGCTGGGGGGAGTGCATCGTTCCCAAGCGCGCACGTGCGGTGGAGGGTGCGGTTGCCGACCTGGCCGACAACATCATCGGCTCCGAAGTACGCCGGATTGAGGACCTCTATCAGCGTATGCACCGCGACGGCTTCTTCCGCGGTGGACCGATCCTGGCGACCGCCGCGGCCGGGATTGAGCAGGCACTATGGGACCTCAAGGGGCGGCTGCACGGCCTGGCAGCGTACGAGTTCTTGGGCGGGCCGGTGCGCGACACCATCGATTCCTACGTGTGGGTCGGCGGCGACGAGCCAGCCGGCGTCGTCGAGCATGCACGGCGGCGAATGGAGCACGGATTCACAGCGGTGAAGATGAATGCGACCGGCTCGCTCGACTACATCGACTCGCATCACAAGGTCGACGAGGTCGTGGCTCGGGTCGACGCTCTGCGCGCCGAGTTCAGACACGACCTGCGGATCGCGATGGACTTCCACGGCCGTGTGCACCGCGCCATGGCGAAGGCGCTGTTCGTCGCGCTGGAGCCGTATGGATTGATGTGGATCGAGGAACCAGTGTCGCCAGAGTGCTACGACGCTCTCGTCCACGTCGCACACACAGCAGGTTCGACACCGATAGCCACTGGCGAACGGCTCACCTCGCGTTGGGAGTTCAAGCGCCTGCTGGCCGACGGCGTCGTCGATATCCTGCAGCCAGATGTCTCGCTCACCGGGCTGTTCGAGCTGGAGAAGATCGCACGGATGGCTGAGGCGTATGACGTCGCGGTGGCGCCGCATTGTCCGAACGGACCGATCTCGTTGGCGGCATCACTGCAGATCGGCTTCTGCTGCGGCAATGTGCCGATCCAGGAGCAGAGCGCGGGGCTCCACTACAACCAGGGCTACGCCGGACTGCCGAGAGGTGACCTGGCCGACTACCTGCGCGACCCGTCGCCGTTGCTGACCGAAAACGGCGTTTTCCAGCGTACCGACGGCGCGGGCCTCGGCATCGATATAGACCGCGACGCGGTGATGGCGAGTCCGCACGACTGGACGCTGCACGATCCGAACTGGCGGCACGAGGACGGGAGGTACGCCGAATGGTGA
- the ugpC gene encoding sn-glycerol-3-phosphate ABC transporter ATP-binding protein UgpC, whose amino-acid sequence MASIALRGVEKRYGDVPVLRDCNLDINDQEFLVLVGPSGSGKTTLLRIIAGLETLSEGEVYFDDLLVNDVDVGDRDIAMVFQNYGLYPHMSVYDNMAFGLKRRKIAKGEIDQHVRDTAELLDIGTLLNRRPKQLSGGQRQRVALGRAIVRDPAVFLLDEPLSNLDAHLRVQMRAEILKVHRAVTATAVYVTHDQVEALTMGDRIVVMNDGRINQIGTPDELYESPTNRFVAGFIGTPAMGFVTCRVRRSGDTTSLVASGVRVDVPSDRAAALAHCSAEQEVVVGIRPERLRFIGPADERGDGRVEGVVEVVELLGSEQFVHFRVNGERLTAKVERDRVVRPDDKIDMRVVGSQIHVFDKESGEAYR is encoded by the coding sequence ATGGCAAGCATCGCTTTGCGGGGTGTGGAGAAGCGGTACGGTGACGTCCCCGTCCTGCGTGATTGCAACCTGGACATCAACGATCAGGAGTTCCTGGTGCTCGTCGGCCCGTCCGGTTCGGGCAAGACCACGTTGCTGCGGATCATCGCCGGTCTCGAGACCCTGAGCGAGGGTGAGGTCTACTTCGACGACCTGCTCGTCAACGATGTCGATGTCGGCGACCGCGACATTGCGATGGTGTTCCAGAACTACGGCCTTTACCCGCACATGAGCGTGTACGACAACATGGCGTTCGGGCTCAAGCGCCGCAAGATCGCCAAGGGAGAGATCGATCAGCACGTACGCGACACCGCCGAGCTGCTCGACATCGGAACCTTGCTCAACCGGCGGCCGAAACAGCTGTCCGGTGGGCAGCGGCAGCGGGTCGCACTCGGTCGCGCGATCGTGCGCGACCCCGCCGTGTTCCTGCTAGACGAACCGTTGTCCAACCTGGATGCGCATCTGCGCGTCCAGATGCGTGCGGAGATCCTCAAGGTCCACCGCGCGGTGACGGCGACCGCCGTGTACGTGACGCACGACCAGGTAGAGGCGCTCACCATGGGCGATCGCATTGTCGTAATGAACGACGGACGCATCAACCAGATCGGCACGCCCGATGAGCTCTACGAATCTCCGACGAACAGGTTCGTCGCCGGCTTCATCGGTACCCCGGCGATGGGTTTCGTCACCTGCCGGGTGCGGCGCTCTGGGGACACGACCAGCCTGGTCGCTTCGGGCGTACGAGTCGACGTACCGTCCGACCGCGCCGCGGCGCTCGCCCACTGCTCCGCCGAGCAGGAGGTCGTTGTCGGCATCCGCCCTGAGCGTCTTCGGTTCATTGGTCCCGCCGACGAGCGCGGCGACGGCCGGGTCGAAGGCGTTGTGGAGGTCGTCGAGCTGCTCGGCTCTGAGCAGTTCGTGCACTTCCGGGTCAACGGCGAGCGCCTCACCGCGAAGGTCGAGCGAGACCGCGTCGTACGCCCCGACGACAAGATCGACATGCGTGTCGTCGGATCGCAGATACATGTCTTCGACAAGGAATCCGGCGAGGCGTACCGATGA
- a CDS encoding SDR family oxidoreductase — protein sequence MTGSTPEARRPGCIVTGAAAGIGRAIAVRLASDGYAVACVDRDAEGVLETCASIGDAAEALVVDLGDRVRRRQVVPQTVEKFGQVELLVNNAAYHGPRLGLLDLPLSEWDRVVETNLIAAVDLSRAFADHVSSRGIGSIINITSIQAALPVATYSAYGASKGAISAMTRSLAVELAPWDIRVNAVAPGVIHTDAFQRSLEDADDALVEAPAAALLGRGGRPEEVAGAVSFLASDDASYITGVVLPVDGGRRISRKPDPFETGFQAK from the coding sequence GTGACGGGATCGACACCCGAAGCACGCAGACCCGGCTGTATCGTCACCGGCGCGGCCGCTGGCATCGGCCGCGCGATTGCGGTGCGCCTCGCGTCCGACGGGTACGCCGTCGCCTGTGTAGACCGTGATGCTGAAGGCGTACTGGAGACGTGTGCGTCCATCGGCGACGCGGCCGAGGCTCTGGTCGTCGATCTCGGGGACCGTGTCCGGCGCCGACAGGTGGTGCCTCAGACGGTCGAGAAGTTCGGACAAGTGGAACTGCTGGTCAACAACGCGGCTTACCACGGTCCGCGGCTGGGTCTCCTCGATCTGCCTTTGTCCGAATGGGACCGCGTTGTCGAGACCAACCTGATCGCCGCCGTCGACCTCTCGCGCGCATTCGCCGACCACGTGAGCTCACGGGGGATCGGTTCGATCATCAACATCACCTCGATTCAGGCGGCGCTGCCAGTGGCTACGTACTCGGCGTACGGCGCAAGCAAGGGTGCGATCTCTGCGATGACGCGATCACTGGCGGTCGAGCTCGCACCTTGGGACATCCGGGTCAACGCGGTCGCGCCGGGCGTAATCCACACTGACGCATTCCAACGCAGCCTTGAGGACGCGGACGACGCTCTCGTAGAGGCGCCCGCCGCGGCGCTGCTGGGGCGCGGTGGCCGACCGGAGGAGGTCGCGGGAGCGGTCTCCTTCCTTGCCTCCGATGACGCTTCGTACATCACCGGTGTGGTCCTGCCCGTCGACGGCGGTCGACGGATCAGCCGAAAACCCGATCCGTTCGAGACCGGATTCCAGGCTAAGTGA
- a CDS encoding carbohydrate ABC transporter permease, with protein MTDTARPTARVRTRRRFTIGTLLQTIAVVIAVVVALAPVYWMVATSFKSASEVAQLHPTFWPKDFTLENYDKLVGESLPFMSFLVNSVVSSLVSAVLTIVISVLGGYSLSRGKYRLQGLMGYLVLIVRMLPLVVLVGPLYLLLLNAHLLNSIAGLVVGYTSFVVPFGVWMMKGFFDGVPKEVEEAARIDGYPRWQILFRVVLPLVWPGVFTTATFVFMESWNNLLYPLTFINTLENQTLPGGLLLSFTGQFKTDWGGMMAASCVTTLPLMIAFFAIQRSIVRGLTAGAVAGQ; from the coding sequence GGTACGCTTCTGCAGACGATCGCGGTCGTCATCGCGGTTGTCGTCGCACTGGCGCCGGTGTATTGGATGGTCGCGACGTCCTTCAAATCGGCGTCTGAGGTGGCACAGCTTCATCCGACGTTCTGGCCCAAGGACTTCACGCTCGAGAACTACGACAAGCTTGTCGGCGAATCGCTTCCGTTCATGTCCTTTCTGGTGAACAGCGTCGTCTCGTCCCTCGTCTCCGCGGTCCTGACGATCGTCATCTCGGTGCTCGGCGGCTACAGCCTCTCGCGCGGTAAGTACCGGCTGCAGGGACTGATGGGCTATCTGGTGTTGATCGTGCGCATGTTGCCGCTGGTCGTGCTCGTCGGGCCGCTGTACCTGTTGCTGCTGAACGCCCACCTACTGAACAGCATTGCAGGACTGGTCGTCGGATACACCTCGTTCGTCGTGCCGTTCGGCGTCTGGATGATGAAGGGCTTCTTCGACGGCGTCCCGAAAGAGGTCGAGGAAGCCGCCCGCATCGACGGCTACCCGCGGTGGCAGATCCTGTTCCGGGTTGTGCTGCCGCTGGTCTGGCCGGGCGTGTTCACCACGGCGACCTTTGTGTTCATGGAGTCCTGGAACAACCTCCTGTACCCGCTGACGTTCATCAACACGCTGGAGAACCAGACCCTCCCTGGTGGCCTGCTTCTCAGCTTCACCGGACAGTTCAAGACGGACTGGGGTGGCATGATGGCGGCGTCTTGTGTGACGACGTTGCCGTTGATGATCGCCTTCTTCGCAATCCAGCGCTCGATCGTCCGCGGGCTCACAGCCGGGGCGGTGGCCGGTCAGTGA